Proteins encoded in a region of the Ursus arctos isolate Adak ecotype North America unplaced genomic scaffold, UrsArc2.0 scaffold_2, whole genome shotgun sequence genome:
- the CREG1 gene encoding protein CREG1 isoform X1, with translation MAGRARGSARALLAALLAPALVALLVTPARGRGGRDHGDWDASALLPPLPPREDAARVARFVTHVCDWGALATLSTEQAVRGWAFADILSLSDGPPGAGSGVPYFYLSPMQQSVGNLQENPHASLTMSLAQTNFCRKQGFDPQSPLCAHIILSGTVTKVNQTEMGFAKQSLFVRHPEMKTWPSSHNWFFAKLNITNIWVVDYFGGPKIVTPEEYYNVTFQ, from the exons ATGGCCGGCCGAGCTCGCGGGTCCGCGCGCGCGCTGCTCGCCGCCCTGCTGGCGCCGGCGCTGGTGGCGCTGCTGGTGACGCCGGCGCGGGGCCGGGGCGGCCGGGATCACGGGGACTGGGACGCCTCTGCGCTGCTGCCACCGCTGCCGCCCCGCGAGGACGCGGCGCGCGTGGCCCGCTTCGTGACGCACGTCTGCGACTGGGGCGCACTGGCCACCCTCTCCACGGAGCAGGCGGTGCGCGGCTGGGCCTTCGCCGACATCCTGTCGCTGAGCGACGGGCCCCCGGGCGCGGGCAGCGGCGTGCCTTACTTCTACCTGAGCCCAATGCAGCAGTCCGTGGGCAACCTGCAG GAGAATCCACATGCTTCGCTGACCATGTCCTTGGCACAGACTAACTTCTGCAGGAAGCAGGGATTTGACCCCCAAAGTCCCCTCTGTGCTCACATCATACTGTCAGGAACTGTTACCAAG GTGAATCAGACGGAAATGGGCTTTGCCAAGCAGTCACTGTTTGTCCGACACCCTGAGATGAAAACCTGGCCGTCCAGCCATAACTGGTTCTTTGCCAAGTTGAATATAACCAACATCTGGGTCGTGGACTACTTCGGTGGACCAAAAATAGTGACACCCGAGGAATATTACAATGTCACATTTCA gTGA
- the CREG1 gene encoding protein CREG1 isoform X2, with translation MAGRARGSARALLAALLAPALVALLVTPARGRGGRDHGDWDASALLPPLPPREDAARVARFVTHVCDWGALATLSTEQAVRGWAFADILSLSDGPPGAGSGVPYFYLSPMQQSVGNLQENPHASLTMSLAQTNFCRKQGFDPQSPLCAHIILSGTVTKVNQTEMGFAKQSLFVRHPEMKTWPSSHNWFFAKLNITNIWVVDYFGGPKIVTPEEYYNVTFQ, from the exons ATGGCCGGCCGAGCTCGCGGGTCCGCGCGCGCGCTGCTCGCCGCCCTGCTGGCGCCGGCGCTGGTGGCGCTGCTGGTGACGCCGGCGCGGGGCCGGGGCGGCCGGGATCACGGGGACTGGGACGCCTCTGCGCTGCTGCCACCGCTGCCGCCCCGCGAGGACGCGGCGCGCGTGGCCCGCTTCGTGACGCACGTCTGCGACTGGGGCGCACTGGCCACCCTCTCCACGGAGCAGGCGGTGCGCGGCTGGGCCTTCGCCGACATCCTGTCGCTGAGCGACGGGCCCCCGGGCGCGGGCAGCGGCGTGCCTTACTTCTACCTGAGCCCAATGCAGCAGTCCGTGGGCAACCTGCAG GAGAATCCACATGCTTCGCTGACCATGTCCTTGGCACAGACTAACTTCTGCAGGAAGCAGGGATTTGACCCCCAAAGTCCCCTCTGTGCTCACATCATACTGTCAGGAACTGTTACCAAG GTGAATCAGACGGAAATGGGCTTTGCCAAGCAGTCACTGTTTGTCCGACACCCTGAGATGAAAACCTGGCCGTCCAGCCATAACTGGTTCTTTGCCAAGTTGAATATAACCAACATCTGGGTCGTGGACTACTTCGGTGGACCAAAAATAGTGACACCCGAGGAATATTACAATGTCACATTTCAGTAA